In Streptomyces qaidamensis, one DNA window encodes the following:
- a CDS encoding caspase family protein, with translation MESDDAAILIGVSQYRDPSLLDVPAARNSLHAMHRLLTTPELCGWSEDQVHVLEDSAGATDLALEVHRLAEETTGTLLIYFVGHGVVSKSGALCLAAGDTQLRYPDLTGLEFDKVRSALLDSPAQVKLVILDCCYSGRIIQGLAGAGDSQLVDSTDIHGVYTLTAADQVAHVPSRDETAATSFTQVLCDVVRSGIPGAPPALALTDIYPKLKSTLKARGLPEPNQRGTDTVVSYPFSRNVAYTGGTGFRLLPQAHVDHFLRTLAAQPHHDLTAESIEKLEDWPGVYLLHRESHEAPELLYVARNDRSIAVRLGQHLRKISGRCHIDAHDLSFSYLQLDDDLSVLAPERLVLQHLHAQGRSPQWNNSGFGNNDAGRMRDSHRRGGDHFDVLHPIDLSWPVRFDDPARKVTAHQMAGQLRAQLPYGFRIEPWETELDQVRLALPDGSLSADQAFRLLAAAMGDSWQISALIGQVLMYQEQGKEYPNAIRYYAGTRTITEMPEVCEAAGLPDDC, from the coding sequence ATGGAGTCTGACGACGCCGCCATCCTCATCGGCGTCTCCCAGTACCGGGACCCCTCCCTCCTGGACGTGCCCGCAGCCCGCAACAGCCTGCACGCGATGCACCGGCTGCTGACCACCCCCGAGCTGTGCGGCTGGTCCGAGGACCAGGTACACGTTTTGGAGGACTCCGCCGGGGCCACGGACCTGGCCCTGGAAGTGCACCGCCTGGCCGAGGAGACCACGGGTACCCTGCTGATCTACTTCGTCGGCCACGGGGTCGTTAGTAAGTCCGGTGCCCTGTGCCTGGCTGCCGGCGATACCCAGCTGCGCTATCCGGACCTCACCGGCTTGGAGTTCGACAAGGTCCGCAGCGCACTCCTGGACTCACCGGCCCAGGTGAAGTTGGTAATCCTCGACTGCTGTTACTCGGGTCGGATCATCCAAGGCCTGGCAGGCGCTGGTGATAGCCAACTCGTGGACAGCACCGACATCCATGGCGTCTATACGCTCACAGCGGCCGACCAGGTCGCACACGTGCCTTCGCGAGACGAGACTGCTGCCACGTCCTTCACCCAGGTCCTGTGCGACGTCGTGCGAAGCGGCATCCCAGGCGCTCCGCCAGCGCTCGCTTTGACCGACATTTATCCGAAGCTCAAAAGCACGCTCAAGGCGCGCGGTCTTCCGGAGCCCAACCAACGCGGGACCGACACTGTCGTGTCTTACCCCTTCAGCCGCAACGTCGCGTACACCGGCGGAACCGGATTCCGGCTGCTCCCTCAGGCGCACGTGGACCACTTCCTCAGGACCCTCGCCGCACAGCCGCACCACGACCTCACGGCTGAGAGTATCGAGAAGCTGGAGGACTGGCCCGGCGTCTACCTTCTGCACCGGGAGTCCCACGAGGCCCCGGAGCTCCTCTACGTGGCACGGAATGATCGATCGATCGCCGTCCGTCTCGGCCAACACCTGCGAAAGATCAGCGGACGCTGCCATATCGACGCCCACGACCTCTCGTTCAGCTATCTCCAACTGGACGACGACCTCAGTGTCCTGGCACCGGAGCGCCTCGTGCTCCAGCACCTCCACGCCCAGGGACGTTCTCCGCAGTGGAACAACAGCGGCTTCGGCAACAACGACGCGGGCAGGATGAGGGACTCCCACCGACGTGGCGGCGACCACTTCGACGTACTCCATCCCATCGACCTGTCATGGCCTGTTCGATTCGACGACCCAGCCCGCAAGGTGACGGCGCACCAGATGGCTGGGCAACTACGAGCCCAACTTCCTTACGGCTTCCGTATCGAGCCCTGGGAAACCGAACTCGACCAGGTGCGGCTCGCCCTCCCGGACGGCTCTCTCAGCGCCGATCAGGCCTTCCGCCTGCTCGCTGCTGCCATGGGCGACTCATGGCAGATCAGCGCCCTGATAGGCCAGGTTCTGATGTACCAGGAGCAGGGCAAGGAGTACCCCAACGCCATCCGCTACTACGCGGGCACACGGACGATCACCGAAATGCCCGAAGTGTGCGAGGCGGCCGGCCTCCCTGACGACTGCTAA
- a CDS encoding effector-associated constant component EACC1, translating into MRAAAGEYEMQGTGATNVQIRLDSATELDDRLALIGWLRGERGLQGRVHVLPAAPAENDLGAGLDLLTVSLGSSGIATVLAGSLATWLQNRRTPTKIRISITWADRTLELETGDAAEAEALIQRFLTDDTDGV; encoded by the coding sequence ATGCGCGCAGCAGCGGGGGAGTACGAGATGCAGGGCACTGGGGCGACGAATGTTCAGATCAGGCTCGACTCGGCGACTGAACTTGACGATCGCCTGGCGCTGATCGGGTGGCTCCGCGGTGAACGCGGCCTCCAGGGGCGCGTGCACGTCCTGCCCGCCGCACCCGCGGAGAACGACCTCGGTGCCGGGCTCGACTTGCTCACGGTATCCCTCGGTTCCAGCGGTATCGCCACCGTCTTGGCCGGTTCCCTCGCCACCTGGCTGCAGAACCGCCGTACCCCCACCAAGATCCGCATCTCCATCACATGGGCCGACCGCACCCTGGAACTCGAGACCGGTGACGCCGCCGAGGCCGAGGCGCTGATCCAGCGATTCCTGACGGACGACACCGATGGAGTCTGA
- a CDS encoding DEAD/DEAH box helicase, producing the protein MSAIQLKEHQVDQRSAFRRWVGFPARSSVPLQGARGTIVSATGSGKTITAAACALESFADGRILVTVPTLDLLAQTAQAWRLVGHRAPMVAVCSLENDPVLKELAVRTTTNPIQLTLWAGSGPVVVFATYASLVDREDIDAPEGQRKVRGPLEAALAGGERLYGQQMAGFDLAIVDEAHGTAGDLGRPWAAIHDNTRIPADFRLYLTATPRILAAARPQKGADGQEAEIATMADDPEGTYGAWLAELGLSEAIEREILAGFEIDVLEIRDPSSVVGESEEARRGRRLALLQTALLEHAAAYNLHTVMTFHQKVEEAAAFAAKLPETAAELYVNDATDDDLAAADKLPKSSIDAEFYELEAGRHVPPDRVWSAWLCGDHLVTERREVIRQFANGIDAAGRRVHRAFLASVRVLGEGVDITGERGVEAVCFADTRGSQVEIVQNIGRALRLNKDGSTKVARIIVPVFLEPGEDPTDMVASASFRPLVAVLQGLRSHDERLVEQLASRALTSGKRKVHVRRDEDGRIVGAGGAGDGEDQEDDGTDAAVEAALLHFSSPRDASTIAAFLRTRVYRPESLVWLEGYQALLRWRVENEITGVYAVPYDVEVEVGVTKGFPLGRWVHQQRKALRAGELEERRKVLLDAPEAGMVWEPGEEAWEAKLAALRSYRRATGHLAPRQDAVWGEGEAMVPIGQHIANLRRKGAKNGLGKDPERAAVRAQQLAAVDEDWNCPWPLDWQRHYRVLADLVDADGQLPDIAPGVLFDGDDIGKWLQQQKQPGTWARLLPEQQERLTRLGIKPAEAPSPAPAAKGAAKGQGKAQQAFQRGLTALTQWVEREGAHRPVPRGHSEEIAADGETDPVTVKLGVWVSNTKTRRDKLAQEQLDALRKLGVGWA; encoded by the coding sequence ATGTCAGCGATTCAGCTCAAGGAACATCAGGTAGACCAACGATCGGCGTTTCGCAGGTGGGTGGGATTCCCTGCAAGGTCATCCGTGCCCTTGCAGGGTGCCCGGGGCACGATCGTGTCAGCGACCGGATCGGGAAAGACGATCACGGCCGCTGCGTGCGCGCTGGAGTCGTTCGCGGACGGCCGGATCCTCGTGACCGTGCCCACCCTGGACCTGCTCGCGCAGACCGCCCAGGCGTGGCGGCTGGTTGGCCACCGGGCCCCGATGGTCGCGGTGTGCTCGCTGGAGAACGACCCGGTGCTGAAGGAGCTGGCCGTGCGGACCACCACCAACCCGATCCAGCTCACCCTGTGGGCCGGCTCCGGGCCCGTGGTCGTGTTCGCCACGTACGCCTCCCTGGTGGACCGCGAGGACATCGACGCACCCGAGGGCCAGCGGAAGGTTCGCGGACCGCTGGAGGCCGCTCTCGCGGGCGGAGAGCGGCTGTACGGCCAGCAGATGGCAGGCTTCGACCTCGCGATCGTGGATGAGGCCCACGGAACCGCCGGTGATCTTGGTCGGCCGTGGGCCGCGATCCACGACAACACCCGCATCCCCGCCGACTTCCGGCTCTACCTCACCGCCACCCCGCGCATCCTCGCCGCGGCCCGGCCCCAGAAGGGCGCGGACGGCCAGGAGGCGGAGATCGCGACCATGGCCGATGACCCGGAAGGCACCTACGGCGCGTGGCTCGCCGAGCTCGGACTCTCCGAGGCGATCGAGCGGGAGATCCTCGCCGGGTTCGAGATCGACGTCCTGGAGATCCGCGACCCCTCCTCCGTCGTCGGGGAGTCCGAAGAGGCGCGGCGCGGCCGGCGCCTGGCGCTCCTGCAGACCGCGCTCCTGGAGCACGCCGCCGCGTACAACCTCCACACGGTCATGACGTTCCACCAGAAGGTGGAGGAGGCCGCCGCGTTCGCGGCCAAGCTCCCGGAGACGGCAGCCGAGCTCTACGTCAACGACGCCACCGACGACGACCTGGCCGCCGCCGACAAGCTGCCGAAGTCCTCCATCGACGCGGAGTTCTACGAACTCGAGGCCGGCCGCCACGTACCCCCGGACCGCGTGTGGTCGGCGTGGCTGTGCGGCGACCACCTCGTGACCGAGCGGCGCGAGGTCATCAGGCAGTTCGCCAACGGCATAGACGCAGCCGGCCGCCGGGTCCACCGCGCCTTCCTCGCCAGCGTTCGCGTCCTCGGGGAAGGCGTCGACATCACCGGCGAACGGGGAGTCGAGGCCGTCTGCTTCGCCGACACCCGCGGCTCGCAGGTGGAGATCGTGCAGAACATCGGCCGCGCGCTGCGGCTCAACAAGGACGGCTCCACCAAGGTCGCGCGGATCATCGTGCCGGTGTTCCTGGAACCGGGCGAGGACCCGACGGACATGGTCGCCAGTGCCTCGTTCCGCCCCCTTGTAGCGGTCCTCCAAGGCCTGCGCTCGCATGACGAACGTCTGGTCGAGCAGCTCGCTTCCCGTGCGCTCACGAGCGGGAAGCGCAAGGTCCACGTCCGGCGTGACGAGGACGGGCGGATCGTCGGGGCCGGCGGCGCGGGTGACGGCGAGGACCAGGAGGACGACGGCACCGACGCCGCGGTCGAGGCGGCGCTGCTGCACTTCTCCAGCCCGCGCGACGCGTCGACCATCGCGGCGTTCCTGCGCACCCGGGTCTACCGGCCCGAGTCCCTGGTGTGGCTGGAGGGCTACCAGGCCCTGCTGCGGTGGCGGGTGGAGAACGAGATCACCGGCGTCTACGCCGTCCCGTATGACGTTGAGGTCGAGGTCGGGGTCACCAAGGGCTTCCCCCTCGGGCGGTGGGTGCACCAGCAGCGGAAGGCGCTGCGGGCGGGTGAGCTGGAGGAGCGGCGCAAGGTCCTCCTGGACGCGCCGGAGGCCGGGATGGTCTGGGAGCCGGGTGAGGAGGCGTGGGAGGCCAAGCTGGCCGCGCTGCGCTCGTACCGGCGGGCGACCGGGCACCTCGCGCCGCGTCAGGACGCGGTGTGGGGCGAGGGCGAGGCGATGGTGCCCATCGGGCAGCACATCGCCAACCTCCGACGCAAGGGCGCGAAGAACGGCCTGGGCAAGGACCCGGAGCGGGCCGCCGTGCGCGCGCAGCAGCTGGCCGCGGTCGATGAGGACTGGAACTGCCCCTGGCCGCTGGACTGGCAGCGCCACTACCGCGTCCTCGCCGACCTCGTCGACGCCGACGGCCAGCTGCCCGACATCGCACCCGGCGTGCTCTTCGACGGCGACGACATCGGCAAGTGGCTCCAGCAGCAGAAGCAGCCGGGCACCTGGGCGCGGCTCCTACCCGAGCAGCAGGAACGGCTGACCCGGCTGGGCATCAAGCCCGCTGAGGCGCCGTCTCCCGCACCGGCCGCCAAGGGTGCGGCGAAGGGGCAGGGCAAGGCACAGCAGGCGTTCCAGCGAGGCCTGACGGCCCTCACCCAGTGGGTCGAACGGGAAGGCGCCCACCGGCCGGTGCCAAGGGGCCACAGCGAAGAGATCGCGGCCGACGGCGAGACGGACCCGGTGACCGTGAAACTGGGCGTATGGGTCTCGAACACCAAGACCCGGCGGGACAAGCTCGCCCAGGAGCAACTCGACGCACTGCGGAAGCTGGGTGTGGGCTGGGCATGA
- a CDS encoding IS256 family transposase gives MDDQLIDELVGRAQAEGLQLTGEGGLLQQLTKRLLESALEGEITDHLSYAKHDPAGKNGANSRNGKRSKTVLTEVGPVEITVPRDRDGSFEPKIVKKRQKRLTGVDEMVISLAAKGLTTGEVQAHLAEVYGADVSRQTISTITDKVLEGMAEWQSRPLDAVYPVVFIDAIHVKIRDGAVANRPVYVALAVTTEGRREILGLWAGDGGEGAKHWLHILTEIKNRGVSDVLMLVCDGLKGLPEAVETVWPRTIVQTCVVHLLRNSFRYAARQDWDKIAKLLKPVYTAPSEEAALERFAEFADAWGRKYPAIVKLWENAWEEFTPFLRFDTEIRRIVCTTNAIESVNARIRRSVKARGHFPNEQAALKCVYMAIISLDPTGKGQARWTMRWKTALNAFDITFDGRLSAARQ, from the coding sequence GTGGACGACCAGTTGATCGACGAGCTGGTGGGCCGCGCCCAGGCCGAGGGCCTGCAACTGACCGGCGAGGGCGGGCTGCTGCAACAGCTGACCAAGCGGCTGCTGGAGTCCGCCCTGGAGGGCGAGATCACCGACCATCTCAGCTATGCCAAGCACGATCCGGCTGGCAAGAACGGCGCCAACTCCCGCAACGGCAAACGCTCCAAGACCGTCCTGACCGAGGTCGGCCCAGTAGAGATAACCGTGCCCCGCGACCGCGACGGCTCCTTCGAACCGAAGATCGTGAAGAAGCGGCAGAAGCGCCTGACCGGCGTCGACGAGATGGTCATCTCGCTGGCCGCGAAGGGCCTGACCACCGGCGAGGTGCAGGCCCACCTGGCCGAGGTCTACGGCGCCGACGTCTCCCGTCAGACCATCTCCACCATCACCGACAAGGTCCTCGAGGGCATGGCCGAATGGCAGAGCCGACCCCTCGACGCCGTCTATCCGGTCGTCTTCATCGACGCCATCCACGTGAAGATCCGTGACGGCGCGGTGGCCAACCGGCCCGTCTATGTCGCCCTGGCCGTCACCACCGAGGGCCGACGGGAGATCCTGGGGCTGTGGGCCGGCGACGGCGGCGAGGGAGCCAAGCACTGGCTGCACATCCTCACCGAGATCAAGAACCGCGGGGTGAGCGACGTGCTCATGCTGGTCTGCGACGGGCTCAAGGGCCTGCCCGAGGCGGTGGAGACCGTCTGGCCCCGGACGATCGTGCAGACCTGCGTGGTGCATCTGCTGCGGAACTCCTTCCGCTATGCCGCCCGCCAGGACTGGGACAAGATCGCCAAGCTTCTCAAGCCGGTCTACACCGCCCCCTCCGAGGAGGCCGCCCTGGAGCGGTTCGCCGAGTTCGCCGATGCCTGGGGCCGGAAGTATCCGGCGATCGTGAAGCTGTGGGAGAACGCCTGGGAGGAGTTCACCCCGTTCCTGCGGTTCGACACCGAAATCCGACGCATCGTCTGCACGACGAACGCGATCGAGTCCGTCAACGCCCGCATCCGCCGGTCGGTCAAGGCCCGCGGACACTTCCCCAACGAGCAGGCCGCCCTGAAATGCGTCTATATGGCGATCATTTCCCTCGATCCCACAGGCAAGGGGCAGGCCCGCTGGACCATGCGCTGGAAGACCGCCCTGAACGCTTTCGATATCACCTTCGACGGCCGCCTGTCGGCGGCCCGTCAGTAA
- a CDS encoding CU044_2847 family protein has translation MTSLARVPIEGGGTILFEAAPLTPYEGPVKAGRVGDAVRDLPNTLQQVLDPVRNAAAAVLEQLRQAGPDEVEVEFGVDLSAQAGAVITKGESAVHFKVRVLWQRPGFVGNTV, from the coding sequence GTGACAAGCCTTGCACGTGTTCCGATCGAGGGTGGCGGCACGATCCTCTTCGAAGCGGCACCACTGACCCCGTACGAAGGGCCGGTGAAGGCCGGACGGGTTGGGGACGCCGTACGCGATCTGCCGAACACCCTGCAGCAGGTGCTGGACCCGGTGCGCAATGCGGCCGCAGCGGTGCTGGAACAGCTGCGGCAGGCCGGTCCGGACGAGGTCGAGGTGGAGTTCGGGGTGGACCTCTCGGCGCAGGCGGGCGCCGTTATCACTAAGGGCGAATCAGCGGTCCACTTCAAGGTGAGGGTGCTGTGGCAGCGCCCGGGATTCGTCGGGAACACCGTCTGA
- a CDS encoding trypsin-like peptidase domain-containing protein encodes MDSSSTDRLAASVARIETQDGRTAGTGFIVAPGILLTCAHVVALAGEGPGGRVRLVFPHLTGAPCTTAQVLHEGWRAPDAEDIAVLHLEEDVPASGRPVRLGSAAGSRGHRVRAFGFPAQAPRGGHFAYGLVGDLLPAEAGPEAVLQLTDANDLTTGFSGGPLLDDVTGLVIGMVTSITHPDEQSRGLNIAYATPTHVLRTVRPELAVRDRCPYRALEPFTEQHVAWFHGRQTAVAETLAQLRRHQQVLLLLGPSGSGKSSLVRAALLPALADGGLPGSDRWVPLLARPGEHLAAELEQAGLAGATADGMLPAVRRWSAARPGGRRPIVIIDQFEELLTDSGEQADTHLAAAEEQLAELIRARAAATVILVMRDDFYPLLAARAPDLLREATPGLFNVPAALGMPDLHAIVAEPARAVGLHVEDGLAERVVADVLAADPATATTRHAPITLLPLLQLTLSQLWERRHDGRLTHRAYDRIGGVTGSLTTWCDTALNRLPDADRPTARRLLTALVRPADATNAVPATRRQVALTDLRELAGVAAGPGPASEGDFDRVLAALTHRRIVTTRTMPLADGTPGPATVELMHEALIREWGDLRRWVAADHRFQNWLDRAVKQYGRYTASSDTGDLLDGSDLAEGIDWVKERGLPSTVSSFLARSRRHQQAELRRTRRVNVALSCLLVLALIAAGVAFWQRKAAITAQRVAQSREIAAQYAAIKNSDPDVAALLAVQAYRISPTEEAVSVLHAAAASPLRSVLTGHSAPVFTATFSPDGTTVATGGLDGRIRLWSASDGTPHRTLVSRAKAVVSVAFSPDGRTLASADSDGVVRLWDRRTGDLRASLMGHTGGVLSVAYSPDGRMLATGGADGTARLWNPVTGRVRAVIAAHTGSVRSLVFSPDGASFFTASEDKAVKIWEVATAAARMTLRGDHKFYTSALSPDGRTLAAAGGGHKIILWNLATGKVKKTITTDFVLINSLDFGADDRVLAVGSDENVVTFWNTDSGSEHESFSGHTDFVTTVAFGPDGRTLLTGSKDHSARLWDTKTGEAEKVLNEPAGPVRAAAFSPDGRTLAAGGEKGFVRLWDPATGKAVRRLAGHTALVDSVDFSPDGRMLATGSIDRTVRLWDVTKGRALRTLKGHTDYVGAVAFSPDGRTLATGGNDDAVRLWDTTTWRIRKSLPVPGGVFSVAFSPDGRSLATGGAESRTVRLWDPRSGAVRRTIIVRTPGVASVAFTPDGRTLATASPVNSAVSLWDAASGTPRRTLSYQEGYAYAAAFSRDGRTLISGTGTGWIYLWDMATARLQKILTGHEYGVYALTVSPEGRTFASASDDGTLRLWRLSSPEPAAAIRHICRVLHRDFTSEERTMYLKGTEVEGPVCPQVKPGPITSPSARMP; translated from the coding sequence GTGGACTCCAGCAGCACGGACCGCTTAGCCGCCTCTGTTGCCCGGATCGAGACCCAGGACGGCCGCACCGCTGGCACTGGATTCATCGTCGCACCGGGCATCCTCCTCACTTGCGCTCATGTGGTGGCCCTGGCGGGGGAAGGGCCCGGCGGCAGGGTCCGGCTGGTCTTCCCGCACCTTACGGGCGCACCGTGCACGACGGCCCAGGTCCTGCACGAGGGATGGAGGGCCCCCGACGCCGAGGACATCGCGGTGCTGCATCTGGAGGAGGACGTTCCAGCTAGCGGTCGGCCGGTGAGGCTGGGGTCTGCGGCCGGATCCCGCGGCCACCGGGTCCGTGCCTTCGGGTTCCCTGCCCAGGCCCCGCGCGGCGGGCACTTCGCCTATGGGCTGGTCGGGGATCTACTGCCCGCCGAGGCGGGGCCCGAAGCCGTGCTGCAGCTGACCGACGCCAACGACCTGACGACCGGCTTCAGCGGCGGACCGCTCCTGGACGACGTCACCGGCCTGGTGATCGGCATGGTCACCTCGATTACCCATCCGGACGAGCAGAGTCGCGGCCTGAACATCGCCTACGCAACGCCAACGCACGTCCTGCGCACCGTCCGGCCGGAGCTCGCGGTACGTGACCGTTGTCCTTACCGCGCCCTCGAACCATTCACGGAGCAGCACGTCGCCTGGTTCCACGGACGGCAGACCGCCGTGGCGGAAACCCTGGCCCAGCTCCGCCGGCACCAGCAGGTGCTGTTGTTGCTGGGGCCCTCCGGGTCCGGCAAGTCGTCACTGGTCCGGGCAGCACTGCTGCCCGCTCTCGCAGACGGCGGGCTGCCCGGCAGCGACCGGTGGGTGCCGCTGCTGGCCCGGCCCGGTGAACACCTAGCGGCCGAGCTGGAGCAGGCCGGGCTCGCCGGGGCCACAGCCGACGGCATGCTGCCCGCCGTACGGCGCTGGTCGGCGGCCCGGCCCGGCGGCCGACGGCCGATCGTCATCATCGACCAGTTTGAGGAGCTCCTCACCGACTCCGGGGAGCAGGCGGACACGCACCTCGCTGCCGCCGAGGAACAACTGGCGGAGCTGATCCGCGCGCGGGCGGCGGCAACCGTGATCCTCGTCATGCGCGACGACTTCTACCCGTTGCTGGCCGCCCGGGCCCCGGACCTACTGAGAGAGGCCACACCCGGGCTGTTCAACGTGCCCGCCGCACTGGGCATGCCGGACCTGCACGCCATCGTCGCCGAACCGGCCCGGGCGGTCGGGCTGCACGTGGAGGACGGCCTCGCGGAGCGCGTCGTCGCCGACGTCCTGGCAGCCGATCCTGCAACGGCCACCACCCGCCATGCGCCCATCACCCTCCTGCCCCTGCTTCAGCTGACGCTCAGCCAGCTCTGGGAACGCCGCCACGACGGTCGGCTGACGCACCGCGCGTACGACAGAATCGGTGGAGTCACCGGATCCCTCACCACCTGGTGCGACACGGCGCTGAACCGCCTGCCCGACGCGGACCGCCCCACCGCCCGGCGCCTCCTCACCGCACTCGTACGTCCGGCCGACGCCACCAACGCCGTCCCCGCAACACGTCGGCAGGTGGCCCTCACTGATTTGCGTGAGCTGGCCGGGGTCGCTGCCGGGCCCGGCCCCGCCAGCGAGGGGGACTTCGACCGGGTGCTCGCCGCCCTGACCCACCGGCGCATCGTGACGACCAGGACCATGCCGCTGGCCGACGGCACTCCGGGTCCGGCGACCGTCGAGCTCATGCACGAAGCCCTCATCCGCGAGTGGGGCGACCTGCGGCGCTGGGTCGCCGCCGATCATCGGTTCCAAAACTGGCTGGACCGTGCCGTCAAGCAGTACGGGCGGTACACGGCAAGTTCCGATACCGGCGACTTACTCGACGGAAGTGACCTGGCCGAAGGCATCGATTGGGTGAAGGAGCGCGGTCTGCCGAGCACCGTCTCCTCCTTTCTCGCCCGCAGCCGCCGGCATCAGCAGGCCGAACTGCGCCGCACACGCCGGGTGAACGTCGCCCTGTCCTGCCTTCTGGTACTTGCTCTCATAGCCGCCGGTGTCGCCTTTTGGCAACGGAAGGCAGCCATCACGGCTCAGCGGGTTGCCCAGTCACGGGAGATAGCGGCACAGTACGCCGCGATCAAGAACAGCGACCCCGACGTCGCGGCACTGCTCGCGGTCCAGGCGTACCGCATCAGCCCGACCGAGGAAGCGGTCTCCGTACTCCATGCTGCTGCCGCCAGCCCGCTTCGGAGCGTCCTAACGGGCCACAGTGCGCCGGTGTTTACAGCCACTTTCAGCCCCGACGGGACCACCGTCGCCACTGGCGGTCTGGACGGCAGAATCCGACTGTGGAGCGCCTCAGACGGCACACCACACAGGACGCTCGTCAGTCGGGCCAAGGCCGTCGTCTCAGTGGCTTTCAGCCCGGACGGGAGGACACTTGCCTCGGCCGACAGTGATGGAGTGGTACGTCTGTGGGATAGACGCACGGGTGACTTGCGTGCGTCCCTGATGGGCCACACCGGGGGCGTGCTTTCGGTGGCTTATAGTCCCGACGGGCGCATGCTGGCAACTGGGGGTGCGGATGGTACCGCGCGTCTGTGGAACCCGGTAACTGGACGGGTCCGAGCCGTCATAGCAGCTCACACAGGCTCCGTACGCTCGCTAGTCTTCTCCCCGGACGGCGCTTCTTTCTTCACGGCCAGCGAGGACAAGGCGGTGAAGATATGGGAGGTAGCTACGGCCGCGGCACGCATGACGCTCCGCGGCGATCACAAGTTCTACACGTCGGCTCTCAGCCCCGACGGCCGGACGCTGGCTGCAGCGGGTGGTGGGCACAAGATCATCTTGTGGAACCTGGCCACCGGAAAGGTGAAGAAGACGATCACCACCGACTTCGTCCTCATCAACTCCCTGGACTTCGGAGCGGACGACCGGGTTCTGGCCGTCGGGAGTGACGAAAACGTCGTTACCTTCTGGAACACGGACTCCGGTAGCGAGCATGAATCCTTCTCTGGGCACACAGACTTCGTGACGACTGTGGCCTTCGGCCCCGACGGCCGGACGCTGCTTACGGGCAGCAAAGACCATTCCGCCCGCTTGTGGGACACGAAGACTGGTGAGGCGGAAAAGGTCCTGAACGAGCCCGCCGGACCGGTAAGGGCGGCGGCGTTCAGTCCGGATGGGCGCACGCTCGCCGCAGGCGGAGAAAAGGGCTTCGTCCGGCTATGGGACCCCGCTACCGGGAAGGCCGTTCGACGGCTGGCCGGGCATACCGCCCTCGTGGACTCGGTGGACTTCAGCCCCGACGGCCGGATGCTCGCCACAGGCAGCATTGACCGGACTGTCCGGTTGTGGGACGTGACCAAGGGCAGAGCCCTGCGAACTTTGAAGGGGCATACCGACTACGTTGGGGCAGTGGCGTTCTCGCCCGATGGCCGGACGCTCGCGACGGGCGGCAACGACGACGCCGTACGGCTGTGGGACACCACCACGTGGCGTATCCGCAAATCGCTCCCCGTGCCCGGCGGTGTCTTCTCAGTCGCTTTCAGCCCCGACGGCCGGTCCCTCGCTACCGGCGGCGCCGAAAGTAGGACCGTCCGGTTGTGGGATCCACGATCCGGCGCGGTGCGCCGGACCATCATAGTGCGCACCCCCGGCGTGGCGTCAGTGGCCTTCACCCCAGACGGCCGCACGCTCGCCACCGCAAGCCCTGTGAACTCGGCCGTGAGCCTGTGGGACGCGGCTTCTGGGACGCCCCGCCGCACGCTGAGCTACCAAGAAGGGTATGCCTACGCAGCCGCGTTCAGCCGCGATGGCCGCACTCTGATCAGCGGAACGGGAACCGGCTGGATCTACCTCTGGGACATGGCCACGGCACGACTACAGAAAATACTCACGGGTCACGAGTATGGTGTCTATGCCCTCACCGTCAGCCCGGAGGGGCGCACCTTCGCCTCTGCTAGCGACGACGGCACGCTCCGGCTCTGGCGCTTGAGCTCGCCCGAACCCGCCGCAGCGATCCGACATATCTGCCGTGTTCTTCACCGCGACTTCACATCGGAAGAGCGAACGATGTATCTCAAGGGCACGGAGGTTGAAGGCCCGGTCTGCCCCCAGGTGAAACCAGGACCTATCACGTCGCCATCAGCGCGGATGCCGTAG
- a CDS encoding helix-turn-helix domain-containing protein produces MGDVHEDPLAELALRLRTLRAQRGLQMGGLQQRTGLGRTTVSQALNGQVVPTEATLVALAKALGTDVEPLVALREAAVRQPDVSPARVVRRPVRPKVEPSFEERYLNYMAERHSQLTVVGLDLSRPERARWPLDAAYLSLELAERPEGWPAGDEEADRPSVVVKPAEHALANCRRGRCHVVECGVV; encoded by the coding sequence ATGGGGGACGTACACGAGGATCCGTTGGCGGAACTCGCGCTGCGGCTGCGTACCCTCAGGGCACAGCGAGGTCTGCAGATGGGTGGGTTGCAGCAGCGGACCGGGCTGGGGCGGACAACGGTCAGCCAGGCACTGAACGGGCAAGTGGTACCCACCGAGGCCACGCTGGTAGCCCTGGCGAAGGCCCTGGGCACGGATGTGGAGCCGCTGGTGGCCCTGCGCGAAGCCGCCGTGCGCCAGCCGGATGTCTCACCGGCAAGAGTGGTGCGCAGGCCGGTACGACCGAAGGTGGAGCCGTCCTTTGAGGAGCGGTATCTCAACTACATGGCAGAGCGCCATTCCCAGCTGACCGTCGTAGGGCTGGACCTGAGCCGACCGGAACGCGCGCGTTGGCCACTCGACGCCGCCTACTTGAGCCTGGAGTTGGCGGAGCGGCCGGAAGGCTGGCCTGCAGGCGATGAGGAAGCGGACCGGCCATCCGTCGTGGTGAAGCCTGCCGAGCACGCGTTGGCCAACTGCCGACGGGGGCGTTGTCACGTTGTTGAGTGTGGGGTCGTCTGA